Part of the Lotus japonicus ecotype B-129 chromosome 6, LjGifu_v1.2 genome, gctccctttgaaaaaattaaaatattcgaattaataaaaaattgttaatattaaaacataagttcatttataaaaatgtaaaaaaattaagagaggTTTTTTCACATGGAGCTCTTTAATTTTCGATAAAATTCTTATGCTTCcaaaataaatgtaaaaaaataaattaataaagtagtcatttttaaaaataaactatttagaaaattaaattttaaaaaatattatgtattttttatttcaaagaaaaatttaatacatttttcattgtttGTATCATATTTTGTTCACTTCAaatgcaggataggataagagtctatcatgctcttatcatatATTGTTCTTATCCAATCATTTATCATGCCTTGATCTTATCATATCCTGATCACCAAACGGGCTCATAatatatgtgatttgatttaatgttttGATGTAGATTATCCATTATTATTAGATTTAGCACTCATGATACTCATAAGGTACATCTCTAATGATTATACATATTTATATAAATGTGTGtgagaaagaaaataattgACCTCTGACTGTAAACACATAAAAGGgttgtaacaaaataaaacacataAAGGGAGAGGTTGGGTCATTTCAAATTGGATCACCTCAAAGGAGAAAACAAATACTCCGCTTTGTTAGTGCTCCTCCAAAAGAGTGCAGGATGGTGAGTGAGTACACACAAGATGGAACTGTGGATCTTAAAGGAAAACCTGTTCTCAAATCCAAAACAGGTGCCTGGAAAGCTTGCTCCTTAATTGTTGGTAGcctccctctcactttctcatgCTGTACTTATATTTAATTTGCatgtttttccaaaactatgtcACTTACTGGAGGATTGGAATTGCCTGCTCTTTGGACATATGTAATGCAGTGTACGAGATATTTGAAAGAATGGCTTATTATGGGATTTCATCAAATTTGATCTTGTATCTGACGACAAAGCTTCACCAAGGCACTGTAACATCTTCCAACAATGTCACCAATTGGGCTGGTATCATTTGGCTAACTCCCATATTAGGAGCTTATGTTGCAGATGCTCACCTTGGCCGCTATTGGACTTTTGTCATTGCCTCCTTTATCTATTTATCGGTATGTCTCTCTTTCCATTTGAATTCTGCTATATATCTATTTGTGCTGTGGTAGTTTCAGTGAGATAAAATCAACTCCTCTAAATACTAAACAGGATACTATCAGTTATAATAAAGAAAGGATTAGGAATCCACCACTCTTAATTTGTGCTTAGTGATGGATATTTAGTATATATCCTGATTAGTATTTAGGAGGAGTTGTCCTGTTAAACATTTTGGGCTGGTTGAGTGCATATTTGAAAATCTTTCTACCTGTAAGTAGTTTTTAGGcgtcaaaattaattttgaccaAAGAAAAACTGATCCAGACATGCTATGAATTGTTCATGTTTATTGTTGGAATTTGCAGGGTATGTGTCTGCTTACCCTATCAGTTTCCCTTCCAAGCCTAAAGCCACCTGAGTGCTATGAAAAGGATGTGACAAGATGCAAAGAAGCCTCCACATTACAGCTAGCTGTGTTCTATGGCGCACTCTACATTTTAGCAGTGGGAACTGGTGGAACCAAACCCAACATTTCCACTATTGGTGCTGACCAGTTTGATGATTTTGACCCCAAAGAGAAGGCACAAAAGTTGTCATTCTTCAACTGGTGGTTCTCCAGCATCACCATAGGGACCCTCTTTGCAATTTGTGCTCTAGTCTACATACAAGATAATGTGGGATGGACTCTTGGTTATGGTCTTCCAACTATTGGTCTTGCAATTGCAATTATCATATTTCTTGCAGGCACACCCTTCTATAGACACAAAATTCTCTCAGGGAGTCCCTTCACTAAAATGGCTAAGGTCATAGTAGCATCTGTAAGGAAATGGAAAGTGCCTCTTCCTAGAGACTCTAAAGAGCTATATGAGCTTGATTTGGAAGAGTATGCAAAGGAAGGGACATTTAGAATTAAACCCACTCCAACATTAAGGTAAAATTAACCATTTTTTATTAGGGTTCTTGTAAAAAAAATCGCTTTTTTATTCTCTTAAAATTTGACGTTTTTATTTTGGTCcatgtaatatttttttcattattagACCCTCAAACATGTACTTTTGGTCCTCGTGAATGACTGCCAACATGACATTTGTATTTGTTAAGGACAAACATGGCATTTGTAGTTTTCAAGGACTAAAACCACATGACCATGTATTTTTTAAGGACTAGAACATTTTTGctgggaccaaaaacttatttaagcaaAATTCTAGTCTCCATTCTCATCTATTTGATGTTTGATTTTACTATTGTTGTGTTTGCAAATAAATTTGTTGATATGCAGGTTCCTCAACAAGGCTTGTGTAATAACTGGTTCAAGTACTAGTAGTAGTAAATGGATCCTATGCTCAGTTACACAGGTAGAGGAGACTAAGCAAATGCTAAGGATGATCCCCATCTTGGTTGCTACATTCCTTCCTAGTACAATTTTTGCTCAGATAAATACCCTCTTTGTAAAGCAAGGAACTACACTTGATAGAGGCATTGGCAAATTCAATGTCCCCCCAGCAAGTTTAATTGCATTTGCATGTCTGTCATTTCTTATCACTGTTGTTCTCTACGAC contains:
- the LOC130721928 gene encoding protein NRT1/ PTR FAMILY 5.2-like, translated to MVSEYTQDGTVDLKGKPVLKSKTGAWKACSLIVVYEIFERMAYYGISSNLILYLTTKLHQGTVTSSNNVTNWAGIIWLTPILGAYVADAHLGRYWTFVIASFIYLSGMCLLTLSVSLPSLKPPECYEKDVTRCKEASTLQLAVFYGALYILAVGTGGTKPNISTIGADQFDDFDPKEKAQKLSFFNWWFSSITIGTLFAICALVYIQDNVGWTLGYGLPTIGLAIAIIIFLAGTPFYRHKILSGSPFTKMAKVIVASVRKWKVPLPRDSKELYELDLEEYAKEGTFRIKPTPTLRFLNKACVITGSSTSSSKWILCSVTQVEETKQMLRMIPILVATFLPSTIFAQINTLFVKQGTTLDRGIGKFNVPPASLIAFACLSFLITVVLYDRFFVKIMQRLTKNPRGITLLQRMGTGIIIHIVNIIVAALIERYRLSVAKQHGLVENGGQVPLSIFILAPQFTLMGIANAFLEVATIEFFYDQAPESMKSLGTSYSLTSSGIGYFLSTVILSTVSHVTQKHGHKGWILNNLNASHLDYYYMFLAILNILNFIFFMIVTKFYVYRAEVSDSLKVLEAELEEKMTSVPKQASPSD